The segment AGTGCCATGTTTCCTGAGTTGCTTGAGTTTGAAACGAATGACGTAGAGCTGACATTCGATGCGGATCCCGATGACATCAGTTTTGATGGCCCATACCTAGTTGTAACCAAGGGCACCGCAGATAGAACCGTGACTGTTAACACAACAGTCGACTTCAACATCACAGTTCATAACTACGGTTCAGCTACTGCATACAGAGTGCGAGTGCTTGATGGTATGAGCTCAGGCCTTGATGGTGACCGAGAGTTCTACTGGGGTAAAGATGAGCTTGCTCCAGGTAACACTTGGACAATAACCTATAATGTGACCGTTAATGACGTCGGTCTCTATGCGGATATGCCTGCGGTATGCTTCTACTTCAATACCACACTGGATACATTCGACCCTAACGACGCCGAAAACTGGAATGGTGCATCATACTACACCATGTCAGCCACAGGTTACCAAATCCTCGTCGAGGAACCAGAAGGTGGAGGCGGTTGGTGGGGTGGCGGCTTGCTTGAAGGCGAGATTTTCGGTATCCCCACACTCTACGTCGCTGCTGGTGTTGGAGGCGTTGCTATCATAGGCGTTGCCATTCTACTGGTACGGCGAAGACCTTAGTTTACTATGTATCATGCTGATTGACCTGCACCGAAATGGTGTAGGTCTCCAGCCTTTCTTTTTTTACTAACCCAATATTGTCAAAGAGAATCACTTTTATTCAGTATTCTAGTGGTTTTCATAGAATTGCTTTAGTGGGATGTAGATGGCCAAGTACGAATGTTTGATATGCGGTTGGATATATGACGAAGAAAAAGGCGACCCGGGTAGCGGTGTTGAACCAGGAACAAAGTTTGAGGACATTCCCGAAGATTG is part of the Candidatus Thorarchaeota archaeon genome and harbors:
- a CDS encoding rubredoxin, encoding MAKYECLICGWIYDEEKGDPGSGVEPGTKFEDIPED